A stretch of the Saprospiraceae bacterium genome encodes the following:
- a CDS encoding F0F1 ATP synthase subunit beta, with amino-acid sequence MTNIGRVSQIIGPVVDVSFSGEGSQLPEIYNALCIKRPGKDDLILEVQQHLGEDSVRAVAMDSTDGLTRGAEVIDLKETISMPVGEDIKGRLFNVVGQAIDGLGDVSKKHKYSIHKKPPTYEDLSTETEVLFTGIKVIDLIEPYSKGGKIGLFGGAGVGKTVLIQELINNIAKGYGGLSVFAGVGERTREGNDLLREMIEAGIIKYGDDFIHSMESGGWDLSKVNMEGLKDSKATFIFGQMNEPPGARARVALSGLTVAEYFRDGDLNDPAGGKDILFFIDNIFRFTQAGSEVSALLGRMPSAVGYQPTLASEMGLMQERITSTKRGSITSVQAVYVPADDLTDPAPATTFAHLDATTVLSRKIASLGIYPAVDPLDSTSRILDPLVIGEHHYNTAQRVKGILQRYNELLDIIAILGMEELSEEDKLVVHRARRVQRFLSQPFHVAEQFTGIKGVFVPIDETIRGFNMIMDGEVDEYPEAAFNLVGTIDDAIAKGKKLLAEASN; translated from the coding sequence ATGACAAACATAGGTCGCGTATCTCAAATCATTGGTCCTGTTGTGGATGTTAGTTTTTCAGGAGAAGGCTCACAGCTTCCAGAAATTTATAATGCCTTGTGTATCAAGCGCCCAGGAAAGGATGACCTCATCCTTGAAGTGCAACAGCATTTAGGGGAAGACAGTGTACGTGCCGTGGCAATGGACTCAACAGACGGTTTAACCCGTGGTGCGGAAGTTATAGATTTAAAAGAAACCATCTCCATGCCGGTGGGAGAAGACATCAAAGGCCGCCTTTTTAATGTGGTGGGTCAGGCCATTGACGGTTTGGGAGATGTATCAAAGAAACATAAATATTCCATTCATAAGAAACCACCGACCTACGAAGATTTATCTACCGAAACGGAAGTTTTGTTTACCGGTATCAAGGTGATTGACCTGATTGAACCTTATTCAAAAGGAGGAAAAATTGGTTTATTCGGAGGTGCCGGTGTTGGTAAAACCGTATTAATTCAAGAGTTGATCAACAACATCGCAAAGGGTTATGGTGGATTGTCTGTATTTGCAGGAGTAGGAGAGCGTACCCGTGAAGGAAATGACTTATTGCGTGAGATGATTGAAGCAGGAATTATTAAGTACGGCGATGATTTTATCCACAGCATGGAAAGCGGTGGATGGGATTTGAGTAAAGTAAACATGGAAGGATTGAAAGATTCAAAAGCCACGTTTATTTTTGGACAAATGAATGAACCACCAGGTGCCCGTGCCCGTGTTGCGCTTTCAGGTTTAACGGTTGCAGAATATTTCCGTGATGGCGATTTAAATGATCCAGCCGGAGGAAAAGATATTTTATTCTTTATTGATAATATTTTCCGTTTCACACAAGCCGGATCAGAAGTATCGGCTTTATTAGGTCGTATGCCATCAGCGGTAGGATATCAGCCAACCCTGGCATCTGAAATGGGTTTGATGCAAGAACGGATCACTTCTACCAAGAGAGGATCAATTACCTCTGTACAAGCAGTTTATGTGCCTGCGGATGACTTGACGGATCCAGCTCCGGCAACTACGTTTGCTCACCTGGATGCTACTACTGTATTAAGTCGTAAAATTGCTTCATTGGGTATTTATCCTGCTGTGGATCCATTGGATTCAACCTCACGAATTTTGGATCCGCTGGTTATTGGAGAACATCATTACAATACGGCACAACGCGTAAAAGGAATCTTACAACGATACAATGAATTGTTAGACATCATTGCCATCCTGGGGATGGAAGAATTGTCTGAAGAAGATAAATTAGTAGTACACCGCGCTCGTCGTGTACAACGTTTCTTATCACAACCATTCCACGTAGCAGAACAGTTTACAGGGATTAAAGGTGTATTTGTTCCAATTGATGAAACCATCAGAGGATTTAATATGATTATGGATGGTGAAGTGGATGAATATCCGGAAGCTGCTTTCAACTTAGTTGGAACGATCGATGATGCAATTGCAAAAGGTAAAAAATTATTAGCAGAAGCATCCAATTAA
- the atpC gene encoding ATP synthase F1 subunit epsilon, which produces MKVYILTPEKTLYEGEAKAIIVPGTHGQFEVLDRHAPIVSSLTKGSVQLTDEKGQKHDFPISKGFIEVMQNEVNVLVRQG; this is translated from the coding sequence ATGAAAGTCTATATCCTTACACCTGAAAAAACATTGTACGAAGGAGAAGCAAAAGCAATCATCGTACCTGGAACGCATGGCCAATTTGAAGTGTTGGATCGACATGCACCCATTGTTTCTTCATTAACCAAAGGAAGTGTACAACTCACCGATGAAAAAGGTCAAAAACACGATTTCCCCATCTCCAAAGGTTTTATTGAGGTGATGCAGAATGAGGTGAATGTGTTGGTGAGACAGGGATAA
- a CDS encoding glycosyl hydrolase, which translates to MRFLALCLFCLLVTHNSFSQTKINASTFGSLEARALGPGTMSGRITAIEGVNTEPRTLYIGTAGGGVWKSTNAGASFKPIFDKYCQSIGAIAIDQANPSTLYVGTGESNMRNSVSIGVGLYKSTDAGENWVKIGLDSTEHISKIIIDPKNSNTIYVAAPGALWSDSPHRGLYKSIDAGKSWTKILYIDQKTGCADLAIHPNQPNILYATTWEFRRKAFTFESGGKGSAFYKSEDGGANWRKITKGLPEGDFGRVAIALAPSAPENLLAIVESNNTGLYISSDHGESWKSQSATLNVVSRPFYFSTLVIDPKDPKRVYRPAFQFSYSDDGGYSFNDASYDGGWVHSDHHALWINPQNTSNMYLGTDGGVYISNDRGATWIFCHNLPVGQFYHVAIDNENPFRIYGGLQDNGSWVGPSANPGGIGNGDWKTVYWGDGFWTVPDPLDSNIVYAESQGGNSARIDLRTFKSYNIKPQQTASQEKLRWNWNSPIVCGAKNKKNLYVAAQYIFKSTDQGRNWSVISPDLTTNDKKKQQQENSGGLSADNTSAENHCTIFTLTESPLNENLIWAGTDDGNLQLTTDGGKTWKNLSGNYIATGVPPQTWISSIEASNFDQNTVYITLDNHTYGDHQTYVIKSTDLGKTFTRIQSKEFTGFAHKIKEDLVNKNVLFLGTELGLFASLDGGMEWFRMKNNIPDYALTRDIQIHPREHSLVVGTHGRGIYVIDDISVIRNMSKSIAEKNVVLFDTKEMELTTGKYGGGSPFSGGWVAGNPDDIKPFQYYLKDRVMNGEVKMEVLDMEGKLIQALNTTKRKGINKVYWNQRMKPAKVAEGGTKLDFGAFGAPKVLPGNYQLKLVVGNQTYLDTFQLIHQDKENYSLSDRKLQYEVCMKYYYMHEQLARTVESISNQQKEIRELKDKMKNKKNVILAQRYLDSLEQLRSNLLATKQKSIFADEEKLRERISDAYASVVSEEQRPSNLVIDRIQTLQAEVSKSESDFKTIQNQFHSKYEKAVKQENLTRNMKP; encoded by the coding sequence ATGCGATTTTTAGCTCTTTGTCTGTTTTGCCTATTGGTTACGCACAATTCCTTTTCACAAACCAAAATCAATGCTTCAACCTTTGGATCACTGGAAGCCCGTGCACTGGGACCTGGGACCATGAGCGGAAGAATCACAGCCATTGAAGGCGTCAATACTGAACCCCGAACCTTGTACATTGGAACTGCTGGTGGAGGCGTTTGGAAATCTACCAATGCCGGTGCTTCCTTCAAACCCATTTTTGATAAATATTGCCAGTCTATTGGTGCCATCGCCATTGATCAGGCAAATCCTTCCACACTGTATGTAGGTACCGGAGAAAGCAATATGCGTAACTCCGTATCCATTGGGGTGGGATTGTATAAATCTACGGATGCGGGTGAAAACTGGGTCAAAATTGGTTTGGACAGTACCGAACACATTTCAAAAATTATAATTGATCCAAAAAATTCAAACACCATTTATGTAGCCGCTCCCGGTGCTTTGTGGTCTGACAGTCCGCATCGCGGACTTTATAAATCCATCGATGCCGGTAAAAGCTGGACCAAAATATTATACATCGATCAAAAAACAGGTTGCGCCGATTTGGCAATTCACCCAAATCAACCCAACATACTTTATGCCACCACCTGGGAATTCAGACGCAAAGCTTTTACGTTTGAATCTGGTGGAAAAGGATCTGCTTTTTATAAAAGTGAAGATGGGGGTGCAAACTGGCGCAAAATAACCAAAGGATTGCCAGAAGGTGATTTTGGCAGGGTGGCGATTGCATTGGCACCCAGCGCCCCTGAAAATTTATTGGCTATTGTAGAATCCAACAATACCGGCTTATACATTTCGTCAGATCATGGGGAATCTTGGAAATCACAAAGTGCCACACTCAATGTGGTGTCTCGCCCATTTTATTTTTCAACCTTGGTTATTGATCCAAAAGATCCTAAACGGGTGTATCGTCCGGCTTTTCAATTTTCATATTCAGATGATGGTGGTTATTCATTCAATGATGCGAGTTACGATGGCGGATGGGTACACAGTGATCACCACGCCCTTTGGATCAATCCACAAAATACCAGCAACATGTATCTGGGAACCGATGGAGGCGTATACATCAGCAATGACCGGGGTGCGACCTGGATTTTTTGTCACAATTTACCTGTTGGTCAATTTTATCATGTAGCGATTGATAACGAAAATCCTTTTAGAATTTATGGCGGATTGCAGGACAATGGTTCCTGGGTAGGTCCCAGTGCAAATCCCGGTGGCATTGGCAATGGAGATTGGAAAACGGTCTATTGGGGAGATGGATTTTGGACGGTACCGGATCCACTGGATTCTAACATTGTTTATGCTGAAAGTCAGGGAGGCAATTCAGCCCGGATTGATTTAAGGACTTTCAAATCCTATAATATAAAACCACAGCAAACCGCATCACAAGAAAAATTACGATGGAATTGGAACAGTCCAATTGTTTGTGGTGCAAAAAATAAGAAAAACCTCTATGTTGCCGCACAATATATTTTCAAATCAACAGATCAAGGAAGAAACTGGTCTGTTATTTCGCCGGATCTCACTACCAATGACAAGAAAAAACAACAACAGGAAAACAGTGGTGGATTAAGCGCAGACAACACCAGCGCAGAAAACCATTGTACTATTTTCACCCTTACAGAATCTCCACTCAATGAAAATTTAATTTGGGCCGGCACAGACGATGGAAATTTACAACTCACAACTGATGGCGGCAAAACCTGGAAAAACTTATCTGGCAATTATATAGCAACAGGCGTCCCTCCACAGACCTGGATCAGCAGTATCGAAGCATCCAACTTCGATCAAAATACTGTTTACATAACCTTAGACAATCATACTTATGGAGATCATCAAACCTATGTAATCAAATCAACTGATTTGGGTAAAACATTTACCAGAATTCAAAGTAAAGAGTTTACTGGATTTGCTCATAAAATCAAAGAAGATCTCGTCAATAAAAATGTATTGTTTCTGGGAACTGAATTGGGATTGTTTGCCAGTTTAGACGGTGGAATGGAATGGTTTCGAATGAAGAATAATATTCCGGATTATGCATTGACACGGGATATTCAAATTCATCCACGCGAACATTCATTGGTCGTAGGAACCCATGGCCGTGGGATTTATGTCATCGATGATATTTCTGTAATCCGAAACATGAGTAAAAGCATTGCTGAAAAAAACGTAGTGCTGTTTGATACAAAAGAAATGGAATTGACAACTGGAAAATATGGAGGAGGATCCCCTTTTAGTGGAGGCTGGGTTGCAGGAAATCCAGACGATATAAAACCCTTTCAATATTATTTGAAAGATCGTGTAATGAATGGTGAAGTTAAAATGGAAGTGCTGGATATGGAAGGAAAATTAATTCAGGCACTCAATACGACTAAAAGAAAAGGAATCAATAAAGTGTACTGGAATCAACGCATGAAACCTGCAAAAGTCGCTGAAGGTGGAACCAAGTTGGATTTTGGTGCTTTCGGAGCTCCAAAAGTATTGCCAGGAAATTATCAACTAAAATTGGTTGTAGGAAACCAAACTTATCTCGATACCTTTCAATTGATTCACCAGGATAAAGAAAATTATTCTCTTTCCGATCGTAAACTTCAGTACGAAGTTTGCATGAAATATTATTATATGCACGAACAACTCGCGCGCACAGTAGAATCAATTTCCAATCAACAAAAAGAGATTCGCGAGTTAAAAGATAAAATGAAAAACAAAAAGAATGTGATCCTGGCGCAACGATACCTTGATTCATTAGAACAATTACGCAGTAACTTATTAGCGACTAAACAAAAATCCATTTTTGCTGACGAAGAAAAATTACGCGAACGAATTTCTGATGCATACGCCAGTGTGGTAAGCGAAGAACAACGACCCTCCAATTTAGTTATCGATCGCATTCAAACATTGCAAGCAGAAGTTTCAAAATCCGAATCCGATTTTAAAACCATTCAAAATCAATTTCACAGCAAATACGAAAAAGCAGTTAAGCAGGAAAATCTAACAAGAAATATGAAGCCATAG